The following coding sequences lie in one Melopsittacus undulatus isolate bMelUnd1 chromosome 9, bMelUnd1.mat.Z, whole genome shotgun sequence genomic window:
- the CCDC66 gene encoding coiled-coil domain-containing protein 66, protein MNLGDGLKLETEVLDGKPRLILAAYDKSKPAVKVGNKGRTSKQALRMRHTARVLRSAQNACIKQENLTKPRSESRSSVRQGEKLQVTKHSSDEATTKDHSLIFQRDSTNRYPDSENRNVLKKHKQKPQSPCVSTEDLSSVVCLTQEQLQQILMTVKEGTGSISETNNEKQEEMATTEASEDNIVTLPQKACEVSSAPDEASSDSSRKQEADPQPGEKVTKDSWKPADMFTTFGEREREKALLEFRKTQWKKELDEQVALKKKLKEGLEEVGNFWEKPGNNKIHKEEVEPADPDTAEEHDRWAVHFDSLKNHLNASAKHPLNGTHKKQPENLCLSPDPEELTAVTHPFSPAASDSLMPLKAGNAEKAAKSSALEHSQKASFLRSMTALLDPAQIEERDRRRQKQLEHQKAIMAQVEENRKKKQLEKEQRKWEEQEDELRLAREKEQMQKQFEEEMLKQKQKEELVTLKRNELYQTMQKAQELAQRLKQEQRIEDLAQKGHDISKLQRNLGAGGAEFENCNTGVSHQSHNFSDDIKSPIDQQASPRKDTAVQTDYFNTSAYTEPAEGRAVCCGSPDIAIEYKETSNSKKCQKEMHYIDKDSGKETGGIYSDLYEQYARKERQIKPSEKYNKRPDWNINKPGKRYIPASERYPKQLQKQREQNKVRRQMELLQMVERNNPWNLCPKKGCYSDRSSSPHRELNKGHRGRKEEQLHKNHANEERSESSPAPGVKNRLHQMQQNQTHVSNCLVHNNSSRREKNTKPDSHQGSSPPPSTEAGRPPSLQFIPYVRTNEVYCLDPDAPVTRPSTHDPQYRQFNDSYQMPRQILSSDHVRDPLLNPDAVRERQQAILKGLSELRQGLLQKQKELETALMPSMAQEENFMSLF, encoded by the exons GTGGGTAACAAAGGCAGAACGTCTAAACAGGCATTGAGAATGAGGCACACAGCGCGTGTTCTGAGGTCAGCGCAAAATGCTTGTATCAAGCAGGAAAACTTAACAAAACCAAGGAGTGAATCAAGATCATCAGTAAGACAAGGTGAAAAACTGCAAGTCACTAAACACTCCTCAGATGAAGCCACAACTAAAGACCACTCTTTGATTTTCCAAAGAGATAGCACAAACAGATACCCTGATTCAGAGAATCGGAATGTtcttaaaaaacacaaacagaaacctCAAAGCCCATGTGTATCAACTGAAGACCTAAGTAGTGTGGTGTGTTTAACACAAGAACAGCTTCAGCAGATTTTGATGACTGTAAAAGAAGGAACTGGAAGCATCTCTGAGACTAATAATGAGAAGCAAGAGGAAATGG CTACTACCGAGGCATCAGAGGATAATATTGTAACATTACCCCAAAAAGCTTGTGAGGTTTCATCTGCTCCAGATGAAGCCAGCTCTGATTCAAGCAGGAAACAAGAAGCAGATCCACAGCCAGGAGAGAAAGTTAC AAAGGATTCATGGAAACCTGCTGACATGTTTACTACGTTTGgtgaaagagaaagggagaaagccTTGTTAGAATTTAGGAAGACCCAATGGAAGAAGGAATTAG ATGAACAGGTAGCActgaagaagaaactgaaagaaggttTGGAAGAAGTAGGTAATTTCTGGGAAAAACCTGGCAATAATAAAATCCATAAAGAGGAAGTGGAACCAGCTGACCCAGATACG GCTGAAGAACATGACAGATGGGCAGTGCATTTTGATTCTTTAAAGAACCACCTTAATGCTAGTGCAAAACACCCCTTAAATGGAACGCACAAAAAGCAGCCTGAAAATCTTTGCCTGTCACCGGATCCTGAGGAGCTGACTGCTGTTACTCACCCTTTCTCACCTGCAGCTTCAGACAGTCTCATGCCTTTAAAGgcaggaaatgcagaaaaagctgCTAAGAGCAGTGCCTTGGAACACAGTCAGAAAGCCAG TTTCCTCCGTTCAATGACAGCTCTCCTGGACCCTGCTCAGATTGAAGAGAGAGACAGGCGACGGCAGAAGCAGTTAGAACATCAG AAAGCAATAATGGCTCAGGTAGAAGAAAACCGGAAGAAGAAACAACTggagaaagagcagagaaaatgggaagaacAAGAGGATGAACTGCGCTTAGCAcgagaaaaagaacaaatgcagAAACAGTTTGAAGAAGAGatgctgaaacaaaaacaaaaggag gaacttGTGACTCTGAAGAGAAATGAGCTCTATCAGACAATGCAGAAAGCTCAAGAATTAGCACAGAGATTAAAACAAGAGCAGCGCATTGAAGACTTGGCTCAGAAGGGACATGACATTTCCAAACTTCAGAGGAATCTTGGTGCTG gTGGTGCAGAGTTTGAAAATTGCAATACTGGTGTTTCACATCAAAGTCATAATTTTTCTGATGACATTAAGAGCCCCATTGATCAGCAGGCTTCTCCTCGGAAAGACACTGCTGTACAGACAG aTTACTTTAACACTTCAGCATACACTGAGCCAGCTGAGGGAAGAGCTGTGTGTTGTGGATCACCTGATATTGCCATAGAATATAAAGAAACctctaacagtaaaaaatgcCAGAAGGAAATGCACTATATAGATAAAGATTCAGGAAAAGAGACTGGTGGCATTTACAGTGATCTGTATGAACAGTATGCACGAAAAGAAAGACAGATTAAACCTTcagaaaaatacaacaaaagacCTGACTGGAACATAAACAAGCCTGGGAAAAGATACATTCCAGCATCAGAAAGATACCctaaacagctgcagaaacaaaggGAACAAAACAAAGTGAGACGACAAATGGAGCTGCTTCAGATGGTGGAAAGAAACAACCCATGGAATCTCTGCCCAAAAAAGGGCTGTTACTCAGACAGGTCATCTTCACCTCACAGAGAACTAAATAAGGGACACAGAGGCAGAAAG GAAGAACAATTACATAAGAATCATGCGAATGAAGAAAG GTCTGAGTCATCACCTGCTCCGGGAGTTAAGAACAGATTACACCAAATgcaacaaaaccagacacaCGTTTCTAATTGCTTGGTGCATAACAACAGTAgtagaagagagaaaaacaccAAGCCAGATTCCCATCAGGGGAGCTCCCCTCCTCCCAGTACAGAAGCTGGAAGACCTCCCTCTTTACAGTTCATTCCGTATGTTCGAACAAATGAAGTCTATTGTCTTGATCCAGATGCACCAGTGACTCGACCTTCAACACATGACCCACAGTATCGACAGTTCAATG ATTCTTACCAAATGCCAAGGCAGATTCTTAGTTCTGATCATGTTAGAGATCCTCTTCTAAATCCTGATGCAGTTAGAGAGAGACAACAAGCAATTCTCAAAGGATTGTCAGAATTACGACAG GGCCTTttgcagaagcagaaggagTTGGAGACTGCACTGATGCCCAGCATGGCTCAGGAAGAGAACTTTATGTCACTGTTTTGA